The genome window AGGGCGCAGCGGGCCGCCAGGGAACGGAAACGCCAGAACGCACGGGCTTCACAGCCTGAAGCGGGCCATTCGCACGCTTGGCGCACGATCGACCGCCGAACCACGCGTCACGCCGGCGTTGATAGAGGAGTTCGACGAGATTGTCGCCCAACCGGGACGCCGGGAGGCGATTCACCAGATCTTCCACCACGGCTTCAGCGGCGCCGGGGCGACGCTCTCGGCGCTCCACTCGATCGAGGTGAAATCACCCGGACAGCTGACGGCGCCCTTCGGCCAGAAGCGGAGCCGCTCGTCGGCCGCGAACTCGGCCTCGAGCATCGGGATCACCCCGTCCGGCATCGCTCCTTCCAGATAGATCTCGGTGATGCTGGCCTTCATGTCGAGGTGGACCTTCGCGATCCGCGCGCCGAATCGCGCCGCGAGGAACGCGAGCACCGGACGGAGCTCGTTGCACACCGCGTCGTCCCACTCCGACGCATCGAGCCAGCGCTCGCCCATCACCCGAAGCCGTTAGCACGGCGCGCGCTCAACGAACATCGCCCGAGCAATCGATTGCGACGTGCCGACGACGGCGTGCGTCCTCTTCAATCGGTATCCCGTTGGATTCCGTGTAGGACAGTTGGCGTAGCAGCCGACGAACGCCGGATCGGGAGGGGCTCAGTTCGACTCCGACTGCTCGGGGCCGAGCTTCTCGGCTTCTCGCCAGAGGGCGTCGAGGTCGAGCGTGAGGCTCGCGCAGCCGGGGATCGCTTCGAGCGTTCCCCCCGTCGCACCGAGCGGGCGCACGTAACGCCCGTCGCCACCGAGCTCGAAGGTCTCGAACGTCTGCTGCTCGGGGTCGACGATCCAGTAGTAGCGGACGCCGAACGCCGCGTAGTCGTCGACCTTCTCGACGCGATCGCGCCGGGGTTGACAGAAGGACTCTTTAGCCGCGTTTTCGCCGACCCTTCGCTCCTGCGGAGGGAACATAACCTCCCAAGCCGGACGTTGTCTTGAACTGCTGTTCGCCACAGAAGGGATCGGCTCGATAGATCT of Deltaproteobacteria bacterium contains these proteins:
- a CDS encoding Uma2 family endonuclease; its protein translation is MGARRASHSPSSSRSIEPIPSVANSSSRQRPAWEVMFPPQERRVGENAAKESFCQPRRDRVEKVDDYAAFGVRYYWIVDPEQQTFETFELGGDGRYVRPLGATGGTLEAIPGCASLTLDLDALWREAEKLGPEQSESN